Proteins from a genomic interval of Cognatishimia sp. WU-CL00825:
- a CDS encoding ABC transporter substrate-binding protein yields MTQYCVKAGYMPLVDAAPLIVAKELGFANEEGLRLDLQPAPSWSTLRDRLLFGQIQAAHMLAPVPIASAIQDNSGLPKLVVLSGLSSNGNVFGVSKKLRTRLRANGLLFDFENAKLAGDALADLHVPLKIGVPFALSMHAELVTFWLTKSGLQQGQDFQIIAVPPPLMAQAMQDGILDAFCVGEPWGSVTVATADAGLMLPSVAIWSNAPEKVLSARDGWVGENPECVKRLMRAVWRAGEWLANPDHLTTTSEVLARSEYLGIPAETIDCALWGRMIINQNNDIRTTPNFLKFNGVDTCFPWKSRASWIAERLANRLNLDPTASIAKSREIYRSDLYRENLGALGADLPLSSSKIEGALDGPVEVSGVSKSLILNQDQFFDGTIYDPGQ; encoded by the coding sequence ATGACACAATATTGTGTCAAAGCTGGCTACATGCCGTTGGTTGATGCCGCCCCCTTAATCGTTGCTAAGGAGCTTGGTTTTGCGAACGAAGAAGGCCTGCGCTTAGATTTGCAGCCCGCACCAAGTTGGTCGACCCTGCGTGACAGATTGCTTTTTGGCCAAATTCAAGCGGCGCATATGCTCGCCCCTGTTCCTATTGCTTCTGCAATCCAAGACAATTCGGGATTGCCAAAATTGGTTGTCCTTTCTGGACTTTCATCAAACGGAAATGTTTTTGGCGTCTCGAAAAAATTGCGGACGCGATTGAGGGCCAACGGACTGCTATTTGACTTTGAAAATGCTAAGCTCGCTGGAGACGCATTGGCAGACCTGCATGTGCCCCTGAAAATCGGTGTGCCCTTTGCACTGTCAATGCACGCAGAACTCGTCACGTTTTGGCTCACAAAATCAGGCCTGCAACAGGGGCAGGATTTTCAAATTATAGCGGTCCCACCTCCTTTGATGGCGCAAGCAATGCAAGATGGTATATTGGATGCCTTTTGCGTCGGCGAGCCTTGGGGCTCGGTGACCGTTGCAACCGCAGATGCAGGATTAATGCTACCTAGTGTGGCCATTTGGTCCAACGCACCTGAGAAGGTCTTATCAGCGCGCGATGGTTGGGTTGGCGAAAACCCTGAGTGCGTGAAGCGGTTGATGCGCGCCGTCTGGCGCGCTGGCGAATGGCTCGCCAACCCAGATCATCTTACAACTACAAGTGAAGTTTTGGCGCGTTCCGAATATTTGGGCATCCCTGCGGAAACCATTGATTGCGCACTTTGGGGACGCATGATCATCAATCAAAACAACGATATACGTACAACGCCGAACTTCCTTAAGTTTAATGGTGTTGACACCTGCTTCCCATGGAAATCCAGAGCCAGCTGGATTGCAGAAAGACTGGCCAACCGCTTAAACCTTGACCCAACCGCTTCTATTGCGAAATCGCGAGAAATCTACCGCAGCGACTTATACCGTGAAAATCTGGGGGCTTTGGGGGCTGACCTGCCACTGTCGTCATCCAAAATTGAAGGC
- a CDS encoding ANTAR domain-containing protein, whose protein sequence is MAKTLTIVIVENDKARAMAIVDGLRETGDHKIHVLAEQSGLARSIAKLSPDVVLIDVANPSRDSIEELALASGPLDRPVAFFVDHSDARMTKTAIEAGVSAYVVDGLQNDRIKPVLDAAIARFQLFQRMRIELETTKRALEERKIIDRAKGMLMKARGLSEDEAYALLRKTAMDQGKRVADIAVALVTAADLLS, encoded by the coding sequence GTGGCAAAGACCCTGACAATAGTGATCGTTGAAAACGATAAAGCCCGCGCGATGGCAATCGTCGACGGATTGCGTGAAACTGGTGATCACAAAATTCATGTTCTTGCAGAACAAAGTGGGCTCGCCCGCTCAATAGCAAAACTGTCACCAGATGTTGTCCTAATTGATGTAGCCAATCCTTCGCGCGATTCAATCGAGGAGCTGGCGCTAGCCTCGGGTCCGTTAGACCGCCCAGTTGCTTTCTTTGTCGATCACAGCGACGCGCGTATGACAAAAACCGCTATCGAAGCTGGCGTCTCTGCCTATGTCGTAGATGGGTTGCAAAATGATAGAATTAAGCCGGTTCTTGATGCTGCAATCGCTCGGTTTCAACTTTTTCAACGCATGCGAATTGAGCTCGAGACCACAAAACGAGCCTTAGAAGAGCGCAAAATTATCGATCGAGCCAAAGGCATGCTCATGAAAGCGCGTGGGCTATCGGAAGACGAGGCTTATGCGTTGTTGCGAAAAACGGCGATGGATCAAGGCAAACGCGTGGCAGATATTGCGGTCGCTTTAGTCACAGCAGCGGATCTACTCTCATGA